Proteins encoded in a region of the Ursus arctos isolate Adak ecotype North America unplaced genomic scaffold, UrsArc2.0 scaffold_2, whole genome shotgun sequence genome:
- the UBE2I gene encoding SUMO-conjugating enzyme UBC9, whose product MSGIALSRLAQERKAWRKDHPFGFVAVPTKNPDGTMNLMNWECAIPGKKGTPWEGGLFKLRMLFKDDYPSSPPKCKFEPPLFHPNVYPSGTVCLSILEEDKDWRPAITIKQILLGIQELLNEPNIQDPAQAEAYTIYCQNRVEYEKRVRAQAKKFAPS is encoded by the exons ATGTCGGGGATCGCCCTCAGCAGACTTGCCCAGGAGAGGAAAGCCTGGAGAAAGGACCACCCGTTT GGCTTTGTGGCTGTCCCGACAAAGAACCCCGACGGCACGATGAACCTCATGAACTGGGAGTGCGCCATTCCAGGGAAGAAAGGG ACTCCCTGGGAAGGAGGCTTGTTTAAGCTACGGATGCTTTTCAAAGACGATTATCCATCCTCACCCCCAAAAT GTAAATTTGAGCCACCGCTGTTTCACCCGAACGTCTACCCTTCGGGCACAGTGTGCCTGTCCATCCTCGAGGAGGACAAGGACTGGAGGCCAGCCATCACGATTAAGCAG ATCTTGTTAGGAATACAGGAACTTCTAAATGAACCAAATATCCAGGACCCAGCTCAAGCAGAGGCCTATACGATTTACTG CCAAAACAGAGTGGAGTACGAGAAGAGGGTTCGAGCACAAGCCAAGAAGTTCGCGCCTTCGTAA